A region of Thermobifida halotolerans DNA encodes the following proteins:
- a CDS encoding DUF5753 domain-containing protein, whose protein sequence is MAGQRQPHPGEEDTWPRFGSRLHAARERTGRLLDDLAETTVSSVYVLDEVEAGRMDPGRRIAAILDREFDAEGVLLDAWAHAHISDRLRVGSDIDGLWSEAFQIRAYAPLVVPEHFQTADYTRALDAAERPLEPHYVVTDRPHSRRLMATSSGPPYHCLVVDETALHRVVGTPEVLRAQLAHLHDLAQARYVTVHVIPTGTRQHPGLRGAFWTLSYSPRHSLAYLPHPRGRGHLVTDATHVKGYADLFATLQGAALSADASLALLADAAASVGEDRPRRALTAGTAPAPAPVPAADRDREPAR, encoded by the coding sequence ATGGCTGGACAACGGCAACCACACCCGGGGGAAGAGGACACCTGGCCTCGGTTCGGCTCCCGCCTCCACGCCGCCCGGGAGAGGACCGGACGGCTGTTGGACGACCTCGCCGAAACAACCGTCAGCAGTGTCTACGTGCTCGACGAGGTCGAGGCCGGGCGCATGGACCCCGGGCGGCGGATCGCGGCGATCCTGGACCGGGAGTTCGACGCCGAGGGGGTGCTGCTGGACGCCTGGGCGCACGCGCACATCAGTGACCGGCTGCGCGTCGGGTCGGACATCGACGGGCTGTGGTCTGAGGCGTTCCAGATCCGCGCCTACGCACCCCTCGTCGTTCCCGAGCACTTCCAGACCGCCGACTACACCCGTGCGCTGGACGCCGCCGAACGGCCGCTGGAACCGCACTACGTGGTCACCGACCGGCCGCACTCGCGGCGGTTGATGGCGACCTCGTCGGGGCCGCCGTATCACTGCCTGGTGGTGGACGAGACCGCACTGCACCGCGTGGTCGGCACCCCGGAAGTGCTGCGCGCGCAACTGGCCCACCTGCACGACCTGGCCCAGGCCCGCTACGTCACCGTGCACGTCATCCCCACCGGCACCCGCCAGCATCCGGGGCTGCGCGGCGCGTTCTGGACGCTGTCGTACTCGCCCCGCCACAGCCTGGCCTACCTGCCGCATCCGCGCGGCCGTGGGCATCTGGTCACCGACGCCACCCACGTCAAGGGCTACGCCGACCTGTTCGCCACCCTGCAAGGCGCGGCCCTGTCCGCCGACGCCTCCCTCGCGCTGCTCGCCGACGCCGCCGCCAGCGTGGGGGAGGACCGGCCGCGTCGCGCCCTCACCGCCGGGACCGCCCCCGCACCGGCACCCGTCCCGGCCGCCGACCGCGACCGCGAACCCGCACGCTGA
- a CDS encoding ATP-binding protein, translating to MSIMPHTPLPATRTAGAWPCRIYPGDLAHASRVRAEVHADLACLPHLSADLVDAVELCASEAFANAVAHTRSGQAGGRVVRALTRPTPDRLRLAVVDDGTPDTAPRIPRDRTAAEWAEAETGRGLLLIAALAAAWGTRPVVAFPGCAHLGTVVWAEFALTPEETAR from the coding sequence ATGTCCATCATGCCGCACACCCCGCTCCCCGCAACCCGCACGGCGGGCGCGTGGCCGTGCCGGATCTATCCCGGCGACCTCGCCCACGCTTCCCGCGTGCGCGCCGAGGTTCACGCCGACCTCGCGTGCCTGCCGCACCTGTCCGCCGACCTGGTCGACGCCGTGGAGCTGTGCGCCAGTGAGGCGTTCGCCAACGCCGTGGCCCACACCCGCTCCGGGCAGGCAGGCGGTCGGGTGGTGCGCGCCCTCACCCGGCCCACGCCCGACCGGCTGCGCCTGGCCGTCGTCGACGACGGCACCCCCGACACCGCGCCCCGCATTCCCCGCGACCGCACCGCCGCCGAGTGGGCCGAGGCCGAGACCGGGCGCGGCCTGCTGCTCATCGCCGCCCTGGCCGCCGCGTGGGGCACCCGGCCCGTGGTGGCCTTCCCGGGCTGCGCCCACCTCGGCACCGTCGTGTGGGCCGAGTTCGCCCTCACCCCCGAGGAGACGGCCCGATGA
- a CDS encoding GIY-YIG nuclease family protein, with the protein MLDSESGFVYVLTHPRFPELVKVGFTSRLVEERVADLSTAVPEDFTIAFRLTTLNARAVERHTHELLGEHRLRKDKEFFEVTEEQACAAVQAAAEAVNGIRAWTPGGPYRLRAEHRVFLPLRAG; encoded by the coding sequence ATGCTCGATTCAGAATCTGGCTTCGTCTACGTCCTGACCCATCCCCGTTTTCCCGAACTGGTCAAGGTCGGCTTCACCTCGCGTCTTGTCGAGGAACGGGTCGCTGATCTGAGCACAGCCGTTCCCGAGGACTTCACCATCGCTTTTCGTCTCACAACCCTCAACGCGCGCGCGGTGGAGCGGCACACACATGAACTGCTCGGCGAGCACCGGTTGCGGAAGGACAAGGAGTTCTTCGAAGTCACCGAGGAACAGGCATGTGCCGCGGTGCAAGCGGCGGCCGAGGCCGTCAACGGAATTCGTGCCTGGACGCCGGGTGGACCGTATCGGCTGCGGGCCGAGCACCGGGTTTTCCTGCCGCTCCGAGCGGGTTAG
- a CDS encoding tetratricopeptide repeat protein — MTGTFQYRDHIDFRDATIHGDAIGVKNEYLPRPATTVWNALPAPPPVFTGREDELAALLQALESSAEESGGVVVSSAAASVAGMGGVGKSALTAMAAHRACQEGWFTRVLWVDLYGYSPGIQALTADRALDVLLRALGVDHKELPATVQEKSALYRSQLAQVAAAQGGPVLVVADNAAGAAQVRPLLPGPGGNRLIVTSRRLLSTLTGVRHLRLDALTPEASLDLLTSLLAAADPDHPHLSDPQGLKRVARLCAGLPLALQIAAGLMVRSTRGTPTRLADQLRGTSPVERLKDEENTLHTVFDLSYEELTPDHARVFVLLGRAPGATISTAAATVLTGLDEDTLIEMLDDLAAAHLITDHPATDRWGMHDLLADYTRTREVSGERDALVRLLDHYTAMTEAANAHLRALPGEETPGTFADRSGATAWLDAEHTTLIDAVRVADRIGHTSAAVNLPLNLAEYLKQRRFFADKVTVNTVARDTARRMGDRHNEAKAWNNLGIALQEMGETDEAIDALDRALACCEETGDRHREASTLNSLGLALHRVPRFEEAITALERARALHIENGNRRGEAIARHSLGEVLRKMGRFEDALDSFRCALALHQELGNRPSEARAVHGIGNVLRDTHRFEEAITALRHALALHRDAGEHHSEATAWHNLSYALRENGQFGESVSALERAVELYAGTGDDYWRATAQDQLDELRREGMSG, encoded by the coding sequence ATGACGGGTACCTTCCAGTACAGGGACCACATCGACTTTCGCGACGCCACGATCCACGGTGACGCGATCGGGGTCAAGAACGAGTACCTGCCCCGACCCGCCACTACCGTCTGGAACGCGCTGCCCGCACCTCCACCGGTCTTCACCGGCCGAGAGGACGAACTGGCCGCGTTGCTCCAGGCACTGGAGTCCTCGGCCGAGGAGAGCGGCGGCGTGGTGGTCTCCTCCGCCGCGGCGTCGGTCGCGGGGATGGGCGGGGTGGGCAAAAGCGCGCTCACCGCGATGGCCGCCCACCGGGCCTGTCAGGAAGGCTGGTTCACCAGAGTGCTGTGGGTGGACCTGTATGGTTACAGCCCTGGTATCCAGGCTCTCACCGCTGACCGGGCATTGGACGTGCTGCTGCGTGCACTGGGCGTGGACCACAAGGAGTTGCCCGCCACCGTGCAGGAGAAATCGGCCCTGTACCGCTCCCAACTCGCCCAGGTCGCGGCCGCGCAAGGCGGCCCGGTGCTGGTCGTGGCTGACAACGCTGCCGGGGCCGCCCAGGTGCGCCCCCTGCTTCCGGGACCGGGCGGCAACCGGTTGATCGTCACATCACGTCGCCTGCTGTCCACCCTGACCGGGGTCCGCCACCTGCGCCTGGACGCCCTCACCCCCGAAGCGTCACTGGACCTGCTCACGTCTCTGCTGGCCGCCGCCGACCCCGACCACCCGCATCTCAGCGACCCGCAAGGGTTGAAGCGTGTCGCCCGACTGTGCGCCGGCCTACCTCTGGCCTTGCAGATCGCGGCGGGACTGATGGTGCGTTCAACGCGCGGCACACCCACACGTCTGGCCGACCAACTCCGGGGGACTTCACCGGTCGAGCGTCTCAAGGACGAGGAGAACACGCTGCACACCGTGTTCGACCTGTCCTACGAGGAACTCACCCCCGACCATGCGCGGGTGTTCGTCCTGCTGGGCCGGGCTCCTGGCGCCACCATCTCCACCGCCGCCGCCACTGTCCTGACCGGCCTAGACGAGGACACCCTGATCGAGATGCTCGACGACCTGGCCGCCGCCCACCTGATCACCGACCATCCCGCCACCGACCGGTGGGGTATGCACGACCTTCTCGCCGACTACACGCGCACTCGGGAAGTCTCCGGAGAGCGTGACGCCTTGGTGCGACTGCTGGACCACTACACCGCCATGACCGAGGCGGCCAACGCTCACCTGCGTGCCCTGCCCGGTGAGGAGACGCCCGGAACATTCGCCGATCGGAGTGGGGCGACGGCGTGGCTGGACGCCGAACACACCACCCTCATCGACGCCGTGCGCGTCGCCGACCGGATCGGCCACACCTCGGCAGCCGTCAACCTGCCCCTGAACCTGGCCGAGTACCTGAAACAACGGCGTTTCTTCGCAGACAAGGTCACCGTCAACACCGTCGCCCGCGACACCGCCCGCCGTATGGGCGACCGACACAACGAGGCGAAGGCATGGAACAACCTGGGGATAGCCCTGCAGGAGATGGGCGAAACCGACGAAGCCATCGATGCTCTCGACCGCGCTCTGGCCTGCTGCGAGGAAACCGGTGACCGCCACCGCGAAGCCTCAACACTGAACAGTCTCGGTCTCGCCTTGCACCGAGTACCTCGGTTCGAGGAGGCTATCACCGCTCTGGAACGTGCTCGCGCTCTGCACATCGAGAACGGAAACCGTCGTGGCGAAGCCATAGCGAGACACAGCCTCGGCGAGGTTCTGCGGAAGATGGGCAGATTCGAGGACGCGCTCGACTCCTTCAGATGTGCCCTGGCCCTGCATCAGGAGTTGGGTAACCGTCCCAGCGAAGCCAGAGCGGTGCACGGCATCGGCAACGTGCTACGCGATACGCACCGGTTCGAGGAGGCCATCACCGCTCTCAGGCACGCGTTGGCGCTGCATCGGGATGCGGGGGAGCATCACAGTGAAGCGACGGCATGGCACAACCTCAGCTACGCGCTGCGTGAGAATGGACAGTTCGGCGAATCGGTGTCCGCCCTGGAACGAGCAGTGGAACTGTACGCCGGAACCGGCGACGACTACTGGCGCGCCACCGCTCAAGACCAGTTGGACGAGTTACGACGTGAAGGAATGTCGGGTTGA
- a CDS encoding DUF6879 family protein, giving the protein MSIYPPAEYSRLTVTDGRVEEFGALFNELRTRWVKVERLQEYDESPFEGYLAFRRGDYAEAQRLVREMVKSQTEFYSLVRERGVSMVRVRICDLPLSPYLVHYEMAAYLADVECGEDIRLVDSADVADLLARTGVSDYVLFDDRRVVALLYDEDTARLREARLVDKPELVARYVALSDALINRSTPLLDSPIHASWRKR; this is encoded by the coding sequence ATGAGCATCTACCCGCCCGCCGAGTACTCCCGCCTGACCGTCACCGACGGCCGCGTCGAGGAGTTCGGCGCGCTCTTCAACGAACTGCGCACCCGGTGGGTGAAGGTGGAACGCCTCCAGGAGTACGACGAGTCGCCCTTCGAGGGCTACCTGGCCTTCCGGCGCGGCGACTACGCCGAAGCCCAGCGGCTCGTCCGGGAGATGGTCAAAAGCCAGACCGAGTTCTACTCGCTGGTGCGGGAACGGGGCGTCTCGATGGTCCGGGTCCGGATCTGCGACCTTCCGCTCAGCCCCTACCTGGTCCACTACGAGATGGCCGCCTACCTGGCCGACGTGGAGTGCGGCGAGGACATCCGCCTGGTCGACTCCGCCGACGTCGCCGACCTGCTCGCGCGGACGGGAGTCTCCGACTACGTCCTGTTCGACGACCGGCGGGTCGTCGCGCTCCTCTACGACGAGGACACGGCGAGGCTGCGCGAGGCGCGCCTGGTGGACAAACCCGAACTCGTCGCCCGGTACGTCGCGCTCTCCGACGCACTGATCAACCGGTCGACCCCGCTGCTGGACAGCCCGATCCACGCCTCCTGGCGGAAGCGGTGA
- a CDS encoding tetratricopeptide repeat protein, with protein MDGQQFAQALNSAQQAAQHSGVQVNTFIGALQAKSVASAAPPIALPQRRIPPALLRGRTETLRLAEKQLVRTREAEAQAASTVVLHGIGGVGKTTLALELAHRAAARGTRVWWLNGSSTTLLTAALHALAFAAGAADTEFDHAHPADVLWNNLNSYGGPWLVVLDNVDDPDVLSVDGGTLTEGTGWLRPTGQQQGSVLVTSRDGRRNRWPSWTTMLPVESLTPDDGAQVLLDLAPEGGTHGDARALAAALGGVPLALELAGRYLASAATDPFPPPDAITSFPDYQAFFEQRVTALPLDEAPPPGDRDRRVLSTTWEISLDLLTDQGHEFARPLLRLLACSAATPLPYRPFLDLRILGRHELFAGVSHGRLGGSLRALAGLGLISFEAVDGVEGEWGRAITLHPLVRAVTRGNLKRSGMFENCRDLFLDLLEAVSTDLDPEDTRDWPRWELLAEHALAALSSAAEAPTPDRGRVARALRPALGAAWYQYMAGRYERSTGDLSTIYAAVSSVFGPEDLATLRVRNRLARSMRERGHSAAAEKELRAALETARRVLGDEHPETLNIRVNLARTIRERGDSATAQTEFADISRVARRVLGDNHPDTLAATYNLARTLRDQQRYAEAEPLYREALTARLPAFPATDLTTLDLRYELAETLRERGAFQVALKEYREVLAVANQVYSAHHPNTLIIRHGLALALLGAGQVAEAENELAAILDIRRSVLGEDHPATRQTERELRKTTRPDTQR; from the coding sequence ATGGACGGACAGCAGTTCGCGCAGGCGCTGAACTCCGCCCAACAGGCGGCCCAGCACTCAGGGGTGCAGGTCAACACGTTCATCGGCGCGCTTCAGGCCAAATCCGTGGCATCGGCGGCTCCACCGATCGCACTGCCGCAGCGCCGCATACCGCCAGCCCTCCTCCGAGGCCGCACCGAAACACTCCGCCTGGCGGAGAAACAGCTCGTCCGCACCCGCGAGGCGGAGGCACAGGCAGCGTCCACCGTGGTGCTGCACGGAATCGGCGGCGTCGGCAAGACCACCCTCGCTCTGGAACTCGCCCACCGGGCAGCGGCGCGGGGAACGCGGGTCTGGTGGCTCAACGGAAGCAGCACAACGCTCCTGACCGCCGCACTGCACGCCTTGGCCTTTGCCGCCGGAGCGGCCGACACCGAGTTCGACCACGCCCATCCCGCCGACGTCCTCTGGAACAATCTGAACTCGTACGGCGGTCCCTGGCTGGTGGTGCTCGACAACGTCGACGACCCGGACGTCCTGTCCGTGGACGGTGGAACCCTCACAGAAGGAACGGGATGGCTGCGCCCCACCGGGCAGCAGCAGGGCTCAGTCCTGGTCACCAGCCGCGACGGCCGAAGAAACCGATGGCCTTCCTGGACGACGATGCTGCCCGTGGAATCACTCACCCCCGACGACGGGGCGCAGGTGCTTCTCGACCTGGCGCCCGAAGGCGGGACACACGGGGACGCGCGGGCACTGGCCGCCGCCCTGGGAGGAGTCCCGCTCGCTCTGGAACTGGCGGGAAGATACCTGGCCTCGGCCGCCACCGACCCGTTCCCGCCACCGGACGCGATCACCTCCTTCCCGGACTACCAGGCGTTCTTCGAACAGAGAGTGACCGCGCTGCCCCTGGACGAAGCCCCGCCCCCCGGTGACCGTGACCGGCGCGTGCTGTCGACAACCTGGGAGATCTCCCTCGACCTCCTCACCGACCAGGGGCATGAGTTCGCGCGTCCGCTGCTTCGACTGCTGGCGTGCTCGGCCGCGACTCCCCTTCCGTACCGACCGTTCCTCGACCTCAGGATTCTCGGACGGCACGAACTCTTCGCGGGCGTCTCCCACGGTCGGCTCGGCGGTTCACTGCGGGCGCTGGCGGGACTCGGTCTGATCTCCTTCGAGGCCGTTGACGGTGTCGAAGGCGAATGGGGCCGCGCAATCACCCTGCATCCCCTGGTCCGCGCCGTGACCCGAGGAAACCTGAAGCGTTCGGGAATGTTCGAGAACTGCCGGGATCTGTTCCTCGACCTCCTCGAAGCCGTGAGTACCGACCTCGACCCGGAGGACACACGCGACTGGCCCCGGTGGGAACTTCTCGCCGAACACGCGCTGGCAGCGCTGTCCTCGGCGGCTGAGGCGCCGACGCCGGACCGCGGCCGAGTGGCCCGGGCGCTGCGTCCAGCGCTGGGAGCCGCCTGGTATCAGTACATGGCCGGACGCTACGAGCGCTCCACCGGCGACCTGTCGACCATCTACGCCGCGGTCAGCTCCGTCTTCGGACCCGAAGACCTCGCGACACTCCGGGTACGCAACAGGCTGGCCCGCTCCATGCGGGAGAGAGGGCACAGCGCGGCGGCCGAGAAGGAGCTCCGGGCAGCACTGGAGACCGCACGACGGGTACTCGGCGACGAGCACCCGGAAACCCTGAACATCCGCGTCAACCTGGCCCGCACGATCCGTGAACGGGGTGACTCCGCGACCGCCCAAACCGAGTTCGCGGACATCAGCCGAGTGGCGCGCAGAGTCCTGGGCGACAACCACCCCGACACCCTGGCAGCCACGTACAACCTGGCCCGCACCCTGCGAGACCAGCAAAGGTACGCCGAGGCAGAGCCCCTCTACCGGGAAGCCCTCACCGCACGACTCCCCGCCTTTCCGGCAACCGACCTCACCACCTTGGACCTTCGCTACGAACTCGCGGAGACCCTACGGGAACGGGGCGCCTTCCAGGTCGCACTGAAGGAATATCGAGAAGTGTTGGCCGTCGCGAACCAGGTTTACAGCGCACACCATCCGAACACGCTGATTATTCGACACGGACTGGCGCTAGCGCTGCTTGGCGCGGGACAGGTCGCAGAAGCGGAAAACGAACTGGCCGCGATCCTCGACATCCGGCGGTCGGTCCTCGGAGAGGACCATCCGGCAACCAGACAGACAGAAAGAGAACTCCGGAAGACGACGCGGCCGGACACCCAGCGGTGA
- a CDS encoding NUDIX hydrolase: MDLSSLLADLTTEAEWDGVQQFVIGAVVQRDGRVLLLRRREDDFMGGIFELPSGKAEAGETLDAALVREVAEETGLEVTAIGDYLGSFDYVSGSGKRSRQFTFAVDVAAAEPVRLQEHDAHTWTPLTDDPPVTDAVKAVLSTYRQTQNG, translated from the coding sequence ATGGACCTGTCTTCCCTGCTCGCCGACCTCACCACCGAGGCCGAGTGGGACGGCGTGCAGCAGTTCGTCATCGGCGCTGTGGTGCAGCGCGACGGGAGGGTGCTGCTGCTCCGGCGTCGCGAGGACGACTTCATGGGCGGGATCTTCGAGTTGCCGAGCGGCAAGGCCGAAGCGGGGGAGACGTTGGACGCCGCACTGGTTCGGGAGGTCGCCGAGGAGACCGGCCTGGAGGTGACCGCTATCGGCGACTACCTCGGCAGCTTCGACTACGTCTCCGGCAGCGGGAAGAGGAGCCGCCAGTTCACCTTCGCGGTGGACGTGGCCGCGGCCGAACCCGTGAGGCTCCAGGAGCACGACGCCCACACCTGGACGCCCCTCACCGACGACCCGCCCGTGACCGACGCGGTGAAAGCCGTGCTGAGCACCTACCGACAGACACAGAACGGGTGA
- a CDS encoding DUF6875 domain-containing protein — protein sequence MRCVVSATTDPTDIHPGMAAHQQDMIARCPYLGPSVRRGLTLWSAYQAAPGKQADLFAALLGHAEELRAARRSTGMLACRNIAVLGPKDQEEARRLLQWPAWLARNLYAPVRLMMGRFWTGVERTDSRGEAMLPPPVAFFSLRMAVPGRDGLFLAEKAPHLMEVLA from the coding sequence ATGCGCTGCGTCGTCTCCGCCACCACCGACCCGACCGACATCCACCCCGGGATGGCCGCGCACCAGCAGGACATGATCGCCAGATGCCCGTATCTGGGACCGTCGGTGCGGCGCGGGCTGACCCTGTGGTCCGCCTACCAGGCCGCACCCGGGAAGCAGGCCGACCTGTTCGCCGCGCTGCTCGGACACGCCGAGGAACTGCGGGCCGCCCGCCGCTCCACCGGGATGCTGGCCTGCCGCAACATCGCCGTACTGGGCCCGAAGGACCAGGAGGAGGCACGGCGGCTGCTGCAGTGGCCCGCCTGGCTGGCCCGCAACCTCTACGCCCCGGTCCGGTTGATGATGGGCCGGTTCTGGACCGGTGTGGAACGCACCGACAGCCGAGGCGAAGCCATGCTGCCCCCACCGGTGGCGTTCTTCTCCCTGCGCATGGCTGTACCCGGCCGGGACGGGCTGTTCCTCGCCGAGAAGGCTCCCCACCTCATGGAGGTGCTGGCCTAG
- a CDS encoding YwqJ-related putative deaminase translates to MSGENSDEDVVLDPSKIVIPAADPDAIEAAGKALKGDGGDIAQAGHDIKASWSGLEGHYVAPESEELLAAVDPVADDGDDMDDRITTIGQALIDFAEEIRPLLAKWKSLKSDAEAMAAEIDELGEEWNDDEDRVEAHNQLNDDLAAVQTDYMAAERECANAITALVEGGTRFVAAELDGSTVPDDGEEVYGLAEAPQGMETAWATPQEHDAPWWADVGAAVWDFGVGEAQGLAAQFGLYHDQRGWGANSWGEWGTNLKDHWGETLATPAYLAGLYNGENLAGSWGEWGTNLATTWGEVAHSMVPWREWDTRPGYVITTAAINLGGIALDVAAVAGGTALTATGAGAVLGVPLAAWRGAGLLSRLGKFTDAVPDLPSTSTPDVDVSITDRLNLPDGLNLPDGRTPGEVTTDLGDAADALNTPSSHIDTLNDALANADAFGHQSGGGGGTWPDSTPAPPPDTGDAPPTRPGGGEPAVSAYAEDHRPPQSSDSGQPSHPAQDTPAPGGNGSDRDGDTEADASASTASDTDRSGADEETSASGGSAERTADSDAHTHVSESSERLATTGEIEWALNMFDSYVDTPEDLFRLVDTDHDTRVDADVSEHDLVTANAQNNSPTPGSASPDPSFNAHHDTPNTRPNGGDRPSSPADLPGTEGGGSGSGFGARSGGSTLDLGGGDSSNSGGEGSGRGNFGGDGNKENGQEFQAQDDEPKSDGTPDDLGESPHHDVYEQQEISSKDGPYEDRQETDLGPEGDTSPAPVNSLRGQILEQIGEARIIRGNDGLISEIDGKPVRSYLNEKVYGRAGEIRKMVNEGLYSLKSLGGRSGAVNSIAIDLRTGCVAEGVNGRPDDVLAPEELHPVLRDRMDSMIGSGPAGGLYEQYNRFTGEVINYTDFPQNDEPLRHAEVKAVNELLSTREAEGLEVGSEVFNEFHLDNTFTLYKEGPKASPCCANCTRMIDGAITNPDRLVYSVGHPESEKTRIRGELGEESS, encoded by the coding sequence GTGAGCGGCGAGAACAGCGACGAGGACGTGGTGCTGGATCCCAGCAAGATCGTGATTCCGGCCGCGGACCCTGACGCGATCGAGGCCGCGGGCAAGGCCCTCAAGGGCGACGGCGGCGACATCGCCCAGGCCGGCCACGACATCAAAGCCTCCTGGTCCGGCCTGGAGGGCCACTACGTAGCCCCCGAGTCCGAGGAACTGCTGGCCGCGGTCGATCCGGTCGCCGACGACGGCGATGACATGGACGACAGGATCACCACGATCGGTCAGGCCCTCATCGACTTCGCCGAGGAGATCCGCCCCCTGCTCGCCAAGTGGAAGAGCCTGAAATCCGACGCCGAGGCCATGGCCGCCGAGATCGACGAGTTGGGCGAGGAGTGGAACGACGACGAGGACCGGGTCGAGGCCCACAACCAGCTCAACGACGACCTGGCTGCGGTGCAGACCGACTACATGGCGGCCGAGCGCGAGTGCGCCAACGCCATCACCGCCCTGGTCGAGGGCGGCACCCGCTTCGTCGCCGCCGAACTGGACGGCTCCACCGTGCCCGACGACGGCGAGGAGGTCTACGGTCTGGCCGAGGCCCCCCAGGGCATGGAAACCGCGTGGGCCACCCCCCAGGAGCACGACGCGCCCTGGTGGGCCGACGTCGGCGCGGCCGTCTGGGACTTCGGTGTGGGCGAGGCCCAGGGCCTCGCGGCCCAGTTCGGCCTCTACCACGACCAACGCGGCTGGGGTGCCAACTCCTGGGGCGAGTGGGGTACCAACCTCAAGGACCACTGGGGTGAGACCCTGGCCACCCCGGCCTATCTGGCGGGCCTGTACAACGGCGAGAACCTGGCGGGCTCCTGGGGCGAGTGGGGCACCAACCTGGCCACCACCTGGGGCGAGGTCGCCCACTCCATGGTGCCCTGGCGCGAATGGGACACCCGCCCCGGCTACGTGATCACCACCGCCGCCATCAACCTGGGCGGCATCGCGCTGGACGTCGCCGCGGTCGCCGGCGGCACCGCACTGACCGCCACCGGTGCGGGCGCGGTGCTGGGCGTGCCCCTGGCCGCCTGGCGCGGCGCCGGCCTGCTGAGCAGACTCGGCAAGTTCACCGACGCCGTGCCCGACCTGCCCTCCACCTCCACCCCGGACGTGGACGTGTCGATCACCGACCGCCTCAACCTGCCCGACGGCCTCAACCTGCCCGACGGCCGCACCCCCGGCGAGGTCACCACCGACCTGGGCGACGCCGCCGACGCCCTGAACACTCCCTCCTCACACATCGACACCCTCAACGACGCCCTGGCCAACGCCGATGCCTTCGGCCACCAGTCCGGTGGAGGCGGCGGCACCTGGCCCGATAGCACTCCCGCCCCACCCCCCGACACCGGTGATGCCCCACCCACACGCCCCGGCGGCGGCGAACCGGCCGTCAGCGCCTATGCCGAGGACCATCGACCGCCACAGTCCAGCGACAGCGGACAGCCCTCCCACCCCGCCCAAGACACCCCCGCCCCCGGCGGCAACGGCAGCGACAGGGACGGTGACACCGAAGCAGACGCCTCTGCCTCCACCGCCTCGGACACGGACCGCTCCGGCGCAGACGAGGAGACTTCCGCGTCCGGTGGTTCCGCCGAGCGCACCGCCGACAGCGACGCGCACACCCACGTCTCCGAGTCCTCGGAGCGTCTGGCCACCACCGGTGAGATCGAGTGGGCACTGAATATGTTCGACTCCTACGTCGACACTCCCGAGGACCTCTTCAGGCTCGTCGACACCGACCACGACACCCGGGTCGACGCCGATGTCTCCGAACACGACCTGGTCACCGCCAACGCCCAGAACAACAGCCCCACCCCCGGCAGCGCCTCCCCCGACCCGTCCTTCAACGCCCACCACGACACACCCAACACCCGTCCCAACGGAGGCGACAGACCAAGCAGTCCCGCCGACCTGCCCGGTACGGAAGGTGGTGGCAGTGGTTCAGGCTTTGGGGCGCGCAGCGGGGGGAGCACACTGGACCTCGGCGGTGGAGACTCCAGCAATAGCGGTGGAGAGGGCAGCGGACGCGGTAATTTCGGAGGCGACGGAAACAAGGAGAACGGCCAAGAATTTCAGGCCCAAGATGATGAACCGAAGAGCGACGGAACTCCTGACGACCTTGGTGAGAGCCCGCACCATGACGTCTATGAACAGCAGGAAATTTCGTCCAAGGACGGACCATATGAAGACCGTCAAGAAACCGACTTGGGGCCCGAGGGTGATACTTCGCCGGCGCCAGTGAATTCCCTTCGGGGGCAGATTCTGGAGCAGATCGGTGAGGCCCGGATAATTCGCGGAAACGATGGACTTATCAGTGAGATCGACGGGAAACCTGTCAGGTCCTACCTGAACGAGAAGGTGTACGGGCGTGCTGGCGAAATTCGCAAAATGGTAAATGAAGGTCTGTACTCTCTTAAGTCACTTGGCGGTAGGAGTGGAGCAGTAAACTCTATAGCGATTGATCTGCGCACGGGGTGTGTTGCAGAGGGAGTCAATGGAAGGCCGGATGACGTACTTGCCCCCGAAGAACTTCATCCTGTTCTTCGCGACCGGATGGATTCAATGATCGGTAGTGGTCCCGCAGGTGGACTTTATGAGCAATATAATCGCTTTACTGGTGAAGTTATCAATTATACCGATTTTCCGCAGAATGACGAACCTTTGCGGCATGCGGAAGTCAAAGCAGTAAATGAACTTCTGAGCACAAGAGAGGCTGAAGGTCTTGAAGTGGGGTCGGAAGTATTTAATGAATTTCATCTGGATAATACTTTCACCTTGTACAAGGAGGGCCCCAAGGCATCCCCCTGTTGTGCCAACTGTACCAGGATGATTGATGGAGCGATAACAAATCCGGATAGGTTGGTATACTCTGTTGGTCACCCTGAAAGCGAGAAGACAAGGATAAGGGGAGAGCTCGGTGAAGAGAGTTCGTGA